The sequence TTTGAGTTTAAACAATATCTTCTTCATTAACCCAAATCAGTTTAAAGGTTTTGGGGATATAGCTTGTTTGAATTTGTCTTCAAATGCCCTTGGCCAGGCTTTCAATGGCACTGAATTAATCTATTTATCTAATCTCAAATATTTAGATCTCTCATTTAATAAACTGGATTTGACCAGTTCCTCTGCATTTAAAGAACTACCTAACCTAGAGGTATTAGATCTTAGCTATAACAAGCACTATTTTCTAGTGACAGGTTTTGCACATCAGCTCCTATTTACTGAAAACCTTCCTaacttaaaaattttaaatttaagctGGAATGACATTTCTGCACTAACAAAATTTGAACTAAGGAGTGACTCCCTTCAAAAACTAGACTTCAGAGGAAACCGTCTTGATATCTTATGGAAAAATGGAGAAATGAATCACATACAATTGTTTAAGCATCTAAAAAAGCTGACACATCTAGATATCTCGTACAACAGACTTCGAAATATCCCCACTAGGGCTTTCCAAAATCTGCCTCAGAGCTTAACTAAATTGTATATAAATAACAACAAAATACATACCCTCAGCTGGGAAAATCTTAGATACTTTAAGTCTCTGAAGTTGCTTGACTTAAGTCAGAACAAACTGAAGGCTGTTGATATCCAGTACAACTACACACAGTCCCTCCAGACTCTGCTGCTGAGGGAGAACAAGATTTCCAGGATTGTTGTTGGGTTGCCTGAGAGAGTCAGCAGCCTCCTGTACCTGGATTTGAGTTATAACAAACTGCAAGTCTTAAATCAGTCAACTGTCTTATCAGGACTTATACAACATTTGaaggttttaaaattaaaagggaatCCTTTTGACTGCACCTGCAAAAACAGCAACTTCATAAGATGGATACAGAAAACCAAAACTCCGATCTCACAAGTAGCCAGAAATGTCATTTGCATGAACCCTGAGGACCAAAGGCAGCATAGCGTTCTCTTAATTGACCTGCATGCTTGCATTCTGGATAGCGttgcaaaaatattattttatatttctttctcCACTATTATTAGCATTATGATGGTAGCAGTtactaaacatttattttattgggATGTCTGGTATACTTATCATTCTTGTATGGCAAAAATAAAAGGATACAAATCTATAACCACAGACAAAGCTCTCTATGATGCTTACATCGCCTATGATACTCAGGATGCGACAGTAACTGACTGGGTAATAAATGAACTACGATTTCGTCTAGAGGAAAACGGAGACAAGCACGTTCTACTTTGTTTGGAGGAAAGGGACTGGGAGCCGGGAAAGGCTGTCATTGACAACCTTGCACAGAGCATCCATCACAGCAGAAAGACCGTCTTTGTTCTAACTGAAAGATATGTGAAAAATGGGAACTTTAAAACTGCTTTTTATATCGCTCTGCAGAGGCTAATGGATGAGAATACGGATGTGATTGTGTTCATTCTACTGGAGCCAGTGCTACAGCATTCCCAGTACCTGAGGCTGAGGAGGAGGATCTGCAAGAGCTCTGTTCTTGACTGGCCTAAGAATCCACATGCTGAAGGCCTTTTCTGGCAAAGACTAAAAAGTGCAGTGCTAACGAATAACAGCATGCGAGATGATGGggtgtacagtatatagaaagGGGTTACAACAGTTAGCTTCAGTTCTCAAAAAGTAACTTGTGCTTTTCAGTGCCTCAGTATTTGGGTGCCAAattttaaatgcattaaaaagagTCCTAATttgaggggaaggggggttgttcagcattttctgaaaatcaggctgctcTAGGTTCTCCCTTGCTAGACAACCAACATCACTGGTCACCTTAGAAAACTTTGGGTGGTTTTCTTCAAGTTTTATGGGGTGTACTCTATGGTAAATACTTACAGTTGAATGTACCGGTTACACTGCTATATTGTACTGAAGAAAGTGTGCTTTACGAGGTTAAAGTAAAAGAGCGGATATAAAATCATAGAGATAGAATTAATAACATGCACAAACTTGCTGCATATaaacagtatttttttctttctattcctGTGCTACATTTTTCAGTAGTGGAAGAAAGTTTATTCTCTAACAAGGCAATGTTTGATCAGACAGTCacttttttctgtatctttatagGCAATGCATTTATTACaactttattcatttatttattgaaatTTATATAAATTTGTATTAATAATGAAATACAACATTCTATTATAAAATTTATGTTTACATACTAATTGCCTTCAGAATGTCAACTATTTGggggccaggccctgctgcaTGTATGGCAGGTTTAATCCTTTGTCAGGCATGGTGCACATTTATGATGCTATCTTAATAATGACACTAGAAATTTTTTTGTGGAGTTGATGCCTTCTTTGGGTCGTTATGTCATTCAGACATCTGCCATTGCTTCATATTTTTTCTGTTACACTGTTagtaaaatgtctttttataTATGTATGAGACATTAATTTTTATATGTTACACCACCTCATGTAAAGGAACAGATAGACTGATTCTGGCCACTGGCCTATGCTTCCTAATAACCAATCTTCCTTTTTCTATGTTGTCAACTATATTTTCTTTAGAAACTGTTCACTAGTGATTGTAAGAGTAAATTCAAAATTGGGCATAAAGGTTAATGTGCATATACTGAGGTAAGAATAAATATCTAGGTAAATGTATAAATAGGAATGTGCAAGTGTTATTGATACAGCGTTATAGCTATCATCTGGTTCACAAACAACTGGTGCAGTATTTCTATACCAAGGGAGGAAAGTAGGATTTGGCGAAGCATAAATTTATACAGGTGTTTGTTGTAGCAATGTTATACATGGAAAAGTACACAAGCGGCTGTTTTACAAATTGCTTGTGGTAGGAAGATGTGTGGGTAACTGGGTTTGTTCAGTTTGGGGATCATTATATGGATGATAAGCTGACGTATTATTGGCTGGTTTTAAGGTGGGGCCATCGTGTCTTTTTGTTTCATGTATGGTTTTCACAGAGTGTGAGGTAAAGCCTAACAGTGTATATACTGCTCTTGGGACTGTcgaagggtatgtcttcactgcagccttAGCTCAAGTGATCTACACTACGTTTTGTCTCTTGAGTTAGCCTAGCTCGAGAGAAAGCA is a genomic window of Natator depressus isolate rNatDep1 chromosome 1, rNatDep2.hap1, whole genome shotgun sequence containing:
- the LOC141983117 gene encoding toll-like receptor 8, whose product is MATMPHNLFFLLLLIQPEFGLSTHHQWVSKVLPCKIKAKQNSSSILLDCSKQKLRAVPQEIYTNVTGLILSFNWIEAISKKDFHNFKDLTFFKLNWNWHVKPEESNFDLSPKPLQILDATFSNLRHLQELHLNGNQLTRVPAGISPSITSLSLKSNNIVTISKNTFKELTKLKELYMDQNCYYGNACEKPFNMEEGALSALTSLTVLSLSYNNLTRVPPKLPVSLQELYLSHNKIKNISQNDFKKLVHLKVLDLSGNCPKCFNTPFPCEPCTGNSAIQIHPLAFQNLKKLKTLVLSSMSLTSVPAIWFENMPELEVLHLASNFLMSEIATGKFLQNLSSLEELDLSFNYQKQIYSRYLNLSTYFSSLVSLKRLYIKGYVFKELDKLHLEPLFALRKLNVLDLGINFIKRADMSVFQAFRNLTEIYLKENKIFPQTTEKHVFLKSFEKEDYLINYHRTLVWKYKLNPPVIYSDKKKQSYDFLHQLCTSYGTALDLSLNNIFFINPNQFKGFGDIACLNLSSNALGQAFNGTELIYLSNLKYLDLSFNKLDLTSSSAFKELPNLEVLDLSYNKHYFLVTGFAHQLLFTENLPNLKILNLSWNDISALTKFELRSDSLQKLDFRGNRLDILWKNGEMNHIQLFKHLKKLTHLDISYNRLRNIPTRAFQNLPQSLTKLYINNNKIHTLSWENLRYFKSLKLLDLSQNKLKAVDIQYNYTQSLQTLLLRENKISRIVVGLPERVSSLLYLDLSYNKLQVLNQSTVLSGLIQHLKVLKLKGNPFDCTCKNSNFIRWIQKTKTPISQVARNVICMNPEDQRQHSVLLIDLHACILDSVAKILFYISFSTIISIMMVAVTKHLFYWDVWYTYHSCMAKIKGYKSITTDKALYDAYIAYDTQDATVTDWVINELRFRLEENGDKHVLLCLEERDWEPGKAVIDNLAQSIHHSRKTVFVLTERYVKNGNFKTAFYIALQRLMDENTDVIVFILLEPVLQHSQYLRLRRRICKSSVLDWPKNPHAEGLFWQRLKSAVLTNNSMRDDGVYSI